The Setaria italica strain Yugu1 chromosome IX, Setaria_italica_v2.0, whole genome shotgun sequence genome has a window encoding:
- the LOC101780011 gene encoding uncharacterized protein LOC101780011 encodes MGNSLRCCLACVLPCGSFDVIRIVHLSGHIEEYTRPVTAGEVIAAHPNHVLSRPCSQGGARRILIVAPDSELKRGCFYFLVPASSVPEKKRKPQQKKARPQKTAPSAAVADKEVKKDNGDRYLAEVLSEGKASLKRRRSGRSTVWRPHLHSILEEDANDS; translated from the coding sequence ATGGGCAACAGCCTGCGGTGCTGCCTGGCCTGCGTGCTCCCCTGCGGCTCCTTCGACGTGATCAGGATCGTCCACCTCAGCGGCCACATCGAGGAGTACACCCGCCCGGTCACCGCCGGCGAGGTCATCGCGGCGCACCCCAACCACGTGCTCAGCAGGCCGTGCTCccagggcggcgcgcggcggatcCTGATCGTCGCGCCGGACTCGGAGCTGAAGCGAGGGTGCTTCTATTTCCTGGTGCCGGCCTCGTCGGtgccggagaagaagaggaagccgcAGCAGAAAAAGGCACGGCCGCAGAAGACCGCGCCGAGCGCTGCTGTTGCTGATAAGGAGGTGAAGAAGGACAATGGCGACAGGTACCTAGCGGAGGTGTTGTCGGAGGGCAAGGCCAGCCTGAAACGCCGCCGGAGCGGCCGTTCCACGGTGTGGCGGCCGCACCTTCACAGCATCCTGGAAGAGGATGCGAATGACTCGTGA
- the LOC101786585 gene encoding laccase-3: protein MARSGLVKLLCSSAFLLLCCFLLRGALAEERFYEFVVQETPVKRLCSSQKIITVNGQFPGPTIEVYNGDTLAIKAVNLARYNVTLHWHGLRQLRNGWADGPEFVTQCPIRPGGSYTYRFTIQDQEGTLWWHAHSSWLRATVHGALIIHPRRGLPYPFPKPHSEFPVILAEWWRRDPIAVLRQSMITGAPPNVSDALLINGQPGDLLPCSSQETSIIPVVAGETSLLRIINAAMNTELFVSLAGHKMTVVAADAMYTKPFETTVILLGPGQTTDVLVTAHAAPGRYYLAARAYASAQGVPFDNTTATAIFQYKNAPGCPTTTASAGAGAGAGAGMGGNTFNGPVGRSSRSSGHPGRTGPQPMLPFLPAFNDTNTATAFSNSLRSPHPVKVPGPVTQELFTTVGFGLFNCHPGPFCQGPNNTRFGASMNNVSFQLPNTVSLLQAHYHHIPGVFTDDFPSFPPVFFDFTSQNIPRPLWQPVKGTKLYRVRYGAVVQIVFQDTGIFAAEEHPMHIHGYHFYVLATGFGNYDPRRDAAKFNLVDPPSRNTIGVPVGGWAVVRFVADNPGVWLVHCHIDAHLTGGLAMALLVENGGSELEATMAPPLDLPICVL from the exons ATGGCGAGGTCCGGTCTCGTgaagctcctctgctcctcCGCTTTTCTCCTGCTCTGCTGCTTCCTCCTCCGGGGCGCCCTCGCCGAGGAGCGCTTCTACGAGTTCGTT GTCCAGGAGACGCCAGTGAAGAGGCTGTGCAGTTCCCAGAAGATCATCACGGTGAACGGGCAGTTCCCGGGGCCGACGATCGAGGTGTACAACGGCGACACACTGGCGATCAAGGCCGTGAACCTGGCGCGGTACAACGTGACCCTGCACTGGCACGGCCTCCGGCAGCTGCGCAACGGGTGGGCTGACGGGCCCGAGTTCGTGACGCAGTGCCCCATCCGCCCCGGCGGCAGCTACACGTACCGGTTCACCATCCAGGACCAGGAGGGCACGCTGTGGTGGCACGCCCATAGCTCCTGGCTCCGCGCCACCGTGCACGGCGCGCTCATCATCCACCCCAGGAGGGGCCTCCCCTACCCGTTCCCCAAGCCCCACAGCGAGTTTCCCGTCATCCTCG CGGAGTGGTGGAGGAGGGACCCCATCGCCGTGCTCCGGCAGTCCATGATCACCGGCGCGCCGCCCAACGTCTCCGATGCCCTCCTCATCAACGGCCAGCCCGGAGACTTACTTCCCTGCTCTAGCCAAG AGACGAGCATCATCCCTGTGGTTGCCGGCGAGACGAGCCTGCTGCGCATCATCAACGCGGCCATGAACACCGAGCTCTTCGTCAGCCTCGCCGGCCACAAGATGACCGtggtcgccgccgacgccatgTACACCAAGCCGTTCGAGACCACCGTCATCCTCCTCGGCCCCGGCCAGACCACCGACGTCCTCGTCACGGCGCACGCCGCCCCGGGCCGGTACTacctcgccgcgcgcgcctacGCCTCCGCCCAGGGCGTCCCCTTCGAcaacaccaccgccaccgccatctTCCAGTACAAGAACGCCCCTGGCTGCCCCACCACCACAGCCAGTGCAggggccggagccggagccggcgccggcatGGGCGGCAACACCTTCAACGGCCCGGTAGGCCGGTCATCCAGGTCCTCCGGCCACCCAGGCCGCACCGGTCCGCAGCCGATGCTCCCGTTCCTGCCGGCGTTCAACGACACGAACACGGCGACCGCCTTCTCCAACAGCCTCCGGAGCCCGCATCCGGTGAAGGTGCCGGGCCCGGTGACCCAGGAGCTCTTCACCACCGTGGGGTTCGGCCTCTTCAACTGCCACCCCGGCCCCTTCTGCCAGGGCCCCAACAACACCCGGTTCGGCGCTAGCATGAACAACGTCTCGTTCCAGCTCCCCAACACCGTCTCCCTGCTCCAGGCGCACTACCACCACATCCCCGGCGTGTTCACTGACGACTTCCCGTCGTTCCCGCCGGTGTTCTTCGACTTCACGTCCCAGAACATCCCGCGCCCGCTGTGGCAGCCCGTGAAGGGCACGAAGCTGTACCGCGTCAGGTACGGCGCGGTGGTGCAGATCGTGTTCCAGGACACGGGCATCTTCGCCGCCGAGGAGCACCCGATGCACATCCACGGGTACCACTTCTACGTGCTGGCCACGGGGTTCGGCAACTACGACCCGCGGCGGGACGCCGCCAAGTTCAACCTGGTGGACCCGCCGAGCCGGAACACCATCGGCGTGCCCGTCGGCGGGTGGGCCGTGGTGCGGTTCGTGGCCGACAACCCCGGGGTGTGGCTGGTGCACTGCCATATCGACGCGCACCTCACGGGGGGGCTCGCCATGGCGCTGCTGGTGGAGAACGGCGGGTCCGAGCTCGAGGccaccatggcgccgccgctcgaCCTGCCCATCTGCGTGCTGTAG